In the Blastocatellia bacterium genome, one interval contains:
- the mreD gene encoding rod shape-determining protein MreD: protein MQTFKIILTIFIVLLLQMLLPTYLSFFKYVDLPLVVTVYFGLQRAPMLGMLTGTALGLGGDRVAGGILGVGGFAKTLIGYLVAVASVRFALENPLARLAIMAVSSAANTVLFIGLYLMLEQPLPEVATYGALGRLVGWKTLGDTAAAVVLFIVLDRVFSEQAAARRMAIKKRFYE, encoded by the coding sequence GTGCAGACATTCAAGATTATCTTGACCATCTTCATCGTGCTCTTGCTCCAGATGTTGCTTCCCACTTATCTGTCGTTTTTCAAGTATGTCGACCTGCCGCTGGTGGTGACCGTCTATTTCGGCTTGCAGCGCGCGCCGATGCTCGGAATGCTGACCGGCACAGCACTCGGGCTTGGCGGCGACCGGGTGGCCGGGGGCATCCTCGGCGTTGGCGGCTTTGCCAAGACGCTGATAGGCTATTTGGTGGCGGTCGCGAGCGTCCGCTTTGCCCTTGAAAACCCGCTGGCGCGACTGGCGATCATGGCGGTAAGTTCCGCGGCCAACACCGTGCTGTTCATCGGTTTGTACTTGATGCTTGAGCAGCCGCTGCCAGAGGTGGCGACCTACGGGGCGCTGGGGCGGCTGGTCGGTTGGAAAACGCTTGGCGACACCGCCGCGGCGGTCGTCTTGTTCATTGTCCTTGACCGGGTCTTCTCCGAACAGGCGGCGGCCCGGCGCATGGCGATTAAGAAGAGGTTCTATGAGTAG
- a CDS encoding GGDEF domain-containing protein encodes MQETGIKHELFEAAIALHGSLAPDEIIQRALHALNRLLRADAWAVYLKDMHADHLEIVRATNVAAVPIGAFVDLCDHTSPVAEAARERQMVAVRSGETTDAPAAMLVAPLVAGPRLIGVVLAARREPFSEDEACDLGVLSHSFGLALGNAIEHRGATRQTLTDDLTRLYNARYLYESLDAEIRRARRYSSAVSVVFIDLDGFKSVNDVYGHRAGSFTLTEVAQLLVASVRESDFVARYGGDEFVLMLPETASQAAMQMAERVRAAIARHRFTGNVGAEIHLTASFGVVSYPEHAAIAEKLIELADAAMYEAKQHRKDSVQLAAPLI; translated from the coding sequence ATGCAAGAAACGGGCATAAAACACGAGCTCTTTGAAGCTGCCATCGCGCTCCACGGTTCGCTGGCGCCGGACGAGATCATTCAGCGCGCGCTCCATGCGCTCAATCGGTTGCTGCGCGCCGATGCCTGGGCCGTCTATCTGAAAGACATGCACGCAGACCACCTGGAAATCGTGCGCGCCACGAACGTCGCCGCCGTCCCAATCGGGGCCTTCGTTGACCTCTGCGACCACACTTCGCCGGTGGCCGAAGCGGCGCGCGAGCGCCAGATGGTTGCGGTGCGGAGCGGCGAGACAACCGACGCGCCGGCGGCGATGCTTGTCGCGCCGCTGGTAGCCGGGCCGCGATTGATCGGCGTCGTGCTGGCGGCGCGGCGCGAGCCGTTCAGCGAAGATGAGGCATGCGACCTGGGCGTCTTGAGCCACTCGTTCGGGCTGGCGCTCGGTAACGCCATCGAGCATCGCGGCGCCACGCGGCAGACCCTGACCGACGATCTGACGCGCCTGTACAACGCCCGCTACCTCTACGAATCGCTCGACGCCGAGATTCGCCGCGCCCGGCGTTATAGCTCGGCGGTCTCGGTCGTCTTCATTGACCTGGATGGCTTCAAATCGGTCAACGATGTGTACGGCCATCGCGCAGGCAGTTTTACGCTCACCGAAGTGGCGCAGTTGCTGGTCGCCTCGGTGCGCGAGTCGGATTTTGTGGCACGCTACGGCGGCGACGAGTTTGTGCTGATGCTGCCGGAGACCGCTTCGCAGGCGGCCATGCAGATGGCTGAGCGCGTCCGCGCAGCGATTGCCCGGCACCGCTTCACCGGCAATGTCGGCGCCGAAATTCATTTGACCGCCAGCTTCGGTGTTGTCAGCTACCCGGAGCATGCGGCGATAGCTGAAAAGCTCATTGAACTGGCTGACGCGGCCATGTACGAAGCCAAACAGCATCGTAAGGACTCGGTCCAACTAGCCGCCCCCCTGATTTGA
- a CDS encoding acetyl ornithine aminotransferase family protein encodes MPKKHLPEIKTALPGPRAQQMLERDARYISPSYTRSYPLVVQRGYGAMIEDVDGNLFLDFNAGVAVAALGHAHPAISEVIYKQAQEFTHISGTDYYYPHQTALAEKLVAITPGEFAKKVHYGNSGAEAMEAALKAAVYATGRQKFIAFRGAFHGRTFGTLSLTASKAAQRRGFGPQALDVTHIPYANPIRFPLERRAGESVGRRVARYLEQTIFKTTVPPEDCAAIIVEPIQGEGGYVVPDADFFPELRRICDQHGIPLVVDEVQSGVGRTGKMWAIEHTEVVPDMICMAKAIGGGLPLGVLVARADLMSWHVGAHASTFGGNPVAIVAALKTIELLEGGVMRNAADVGAHLMERLRELQQKHKVITDVRGRGLMIGIEIARDAESLEPWTALRDQVVLECFNRGVVVQGAGESAIRFSPPLIIDLEQADFAVQVLDEAIEAAMK; translated from the coding sequence ATGCCGAAGAAACACCTGCCGGAGATTAAGACGGCGCTGCCTGGCCCGCGGGCACAACAGATGCTCGAACGGGACGCGCGCTACATTTCGCCGAGCTACACGCGCAGCTATCCGCTGGTCGTCCAGCGCGGTTACGGGGCGATGATTGAAGACGTTGACGGCAACCTCTTTTTGGACTTTAACGCCGGCGTCGCTGTCGCCGCGCTCGGCCACGCGCACCCGGCGATCAGCGAAGTCATCTACAAACAGGCGCAGGAGTTCACGCACATCTCCGGCACCGATTACTACTACCCGCACCAGACGGCGCTCGCCGAAAAACTGGTCGCCATCACGCCGGGTGAGTTCGCCAAGAAGGTTCACTACGGCAACAGCGGCGCTGAAGCGATGGAGGCGGCGCTCAAGGCGGCGGTCTATGCGACGGGCCGGCAGAAGTTCATCGCCTTTCGCGGCGCATTCCACGGGCGCACCTTCGGGACGCTGTCGCTGACTGCGTCGAAGGCGGCACAGCGCCGCGGCTTCGGCCCGCAGGCGCTCGACGTGACGCACATTCCTTATGCCAACCCGATCCGCTTCCCGCTTGAGCGCCGCGCCGGTGAAAGCGTTGGCCGCCGGGTGGCGCGCTACCTTGAACAGACGATCTTCAAAACGACGGTGCCGCCCGAAGACTGCGCCGCCATCATCGTCGAGCCGATTCAAGGCGAAGGCGGCTACGTCGTGCCGGATGCTGATTTCTTCCCAGAGCTGCGCCGTATTTGTGACCAGCACGGCATCCCGCTCGTCGTTGACGAAGTCCAATCGGGCGTCGGGCGCACCGGCAAGATGTGGGCGATTGAGCATACCGAAGTCGTGCCTGACATGATCTGCATGGCGAAAGCCATCGGCGGCGGTCTGCCGCTCGGCGTGCTGGTGGCGCGCGCCGATTTGATGAGCTGGCACGTCGGCGCGCACGCTTCGACCTTCGGCGGTAATCCTGTGGCGATAGTCGCGGCGCTCAAGACCATTGAGCTGCTTGAAGGCGGCGTGATGCGGAACGCCGCGGATGTCGGCGCGCACTTGATGGAGCGCCTGCGCGAGCTTCAGCAAAAGCATAAAGTGATTACCGACGTGCGCGGGCGCGGGCTGATGATCGGCATCGAGATTGCCCGCGACGCCGAAAGCCTGGAGCCGTGGACGGCGCTGCGCGATCAGGTCGTCCTCGAATGCTTCAATCGCGGGGTCGTCGTGCAGGGCGCCGGCGAATCAGCTATCCGCTTCTCGCCGCCGCTGATCATTGACCTTGAGCAGGCCGACTTCGCCGTCCAGGTGCTGGACGAAGCCATCGAAGCGGCGATGAAGTAG
- a CDS encoding peptidoglycan-binding domain-containing protein produces MKRVFVLFITIALLAALTVPEALAKRSRGGRGSSRAHAARGKSGRREARSRSSRGRAERRGRNERADRRGRGERAGRRGKLSRRERRELARSERSERGGRVRERIVVRGRHGRRVVRYRYVRRRSEPEVAPVAATPHTSGSGIPTERVLEIQNALIKAGYLTGPASGQYDDATVQAMKGFQAANGFPMTGAPSAPALKKLGVSKRSNDGFAMPVNSVSEGERKARPPQTPE; encoded by the coding sequence ATGAAACGGGTATTTGTACTGTTTATTACGATTGCTCTGCTGGCGGCGCTGACCGTCCCCGAGGCACTGGCGAAGCGTTCGCGAGGCGGGCGCGGCTCGTCACGCGCTCACGCGGCGCGCGGCAAGTCGGGCCGCCGCGAGGCGCGCAGCCGATCTTCGCGTGGCCGCGCTGAACGACGCGGGCGCAACGAGCGGGCCGACCGACGCGGGCGCGGCGAGCGTGCAGGGCGGCGCGGCAAACTGTCGCGGCGCGAACGGCGCGAGCTGGCACGCAGCGAGCGCAGCGAACGCGGCGGGCGGGTGCGCGAGCGCATCGTCGTGCGCGGTCGCCACGGTCGCCGCGTCGTGCGCTACCGCTATGTGCGCCGCCGTTCCGAGCCTGAAGTCGCGCCGGTTGCCGCCACGCCGCACACCTCTGGCAGCGGCATTCCGACCGAGCGCGTGTTAGAGATTCAGAACGCGCTAATCAAGGCCGGTTACCTTACGGGCCCGGCCTCCGGTCAATATGACGACGCCACGGTTCAGGCGATGAAAGGATTTCAAGCCGCTAACGGCTTTCCCATGACCGGCGCACCATCTGCACCGGCGCTCAAGAAGCTCGGCGTTTCCAAGCGCAGCAACGACGGCTTTGCGATGCCCGTCAATAGCGTCAGCGAGGGTGAGCGCAAGGCGCGTCCGCCACAGACGCCGGAATAA
- a CDS encoding TIGR00282 family metallophosphoesterase: MKVILIGDVVGKPGRRALLANLKQLKVQHEAEFVVANVENAAEGAGLVPKIGDEILSAGVDVMTSGNHIYDKREVIAYIENQPRLLRPANYAPETPGRGAWVGSTQSGTPVAVINLQGRVFMAPSDCPFRTADRLIGEVSSRARIILVDHHAEATSEKQALGRYLDGRVSAVVGTHTHVQTADEQVLKGGTAYITDLGMSGPYDSVIGVQSDLIIGRFLRGMPTRFETATEGAKVCGVVVEIDERNGKATQIERFQVNG; the protein is encoded by the coding sequence ATGAAAGTCATTCTCATCGGCGACGTTGTCGGCAAGCCCGGTCGCCGCGCTTTGCTCGCCAACTTGAAGCAGTTGAAGGTGCAGCACGAAGCCGAGTTCGTTGTCGCCAATGTTGAGAACGCTGCCGAAGGCGCTGGCCTCGTTCCCAAGATCGGCGATGAAATCCTGAGCGCCGGCGTTGACGTGATGACCTCAGGCAATCACATCTACGACAAGCGCGAAGTGATCGCCTACATCGAAAACCAGCCGCGCCTGCTGCGCCCGGCCAACTATGCGCCCGAAACGCCGGGGCGCGGCGCCTGGGTTGGCTCGACACAATCGGGCACGCCTGTGGCGGTGATCAATCTGCAAGGCCGCGTCTTCATGGCGCCAAGCGATTGCCCCTTCCGCACCGCCGACCGTTTGATCGGCGAAGTCAGCAGCCGCGCCCGCATCATCCTGGTTGACCATCACGCCGAAGCCACTTCAGAGAAGCAGGCGCTTGGCCGTTATCTCGATGGTCGCGTCTCGGCGGTCGTCGGCACACACACGCATGTGCAGACCGCCGACGAGCAAGTCTTAAAAGGCGGCACCGCTTACATCACAGACCTCGGCATGAGCGGGCCGTATGATAGCGTCATCGGCGTTCAGAGCGATTTGATCATCGGGCGCTTCTTGCGCGGCATGCCGACGCGGTTCGAGACGGCGACCGAGGGCGCGAAGGTTTGCGGCGTCGTCGTCGAGATTGACGAGCGCAATGGCAAAGCGACGCAGATCGAGCGCTTTCAAGTGAACGGCTGA
- a CDS encoding HYR domain-containing protein: protein MSKPVRSLATANRSIISAKPGAPEVEPQEINEKNSEEVRSWGNSKASFDGALQTRSNIRTPSALPTPSLDFDGIAFTDGNSGAPPDTVGDVGPNHYIQMTNNTTVGIFNKSGTLLVPYFKLNTLFASLSGIVTVLNPGDPIVLYDRMADRWMISQFVFTGTGTMPPYHEAIAVSKNGDPTGSWYLYDFVLPGNEFPDYPHFGVWPDGYYMTSNQFLMGGPNDGTGAFAFDRKKMLNGDPTASLIYFNLNLATHPEFIFGMLPADQDGILPPAAGTPEVFAYFTDNDLGDPADGLRLFDFHADFTTPALSTFTERTESTYPTPLALAAFDGRNPSGRGDVEQPPPAGNNSTDRLDSVSTRLMNRLQYINRNGTESLVGNFTVNASGVAPSSAANYQAAFRYFELRKTSPGGLYSVNEQATFSPDAGNGASGDNRWMASAAMDNQGNLMVGYTRSGVTAGHTPSLYYAARAFNDPPNGLFQGEGAMYTGAGVQRGTNNRWGDYSAMALDPSDDCSFWYTNEYYTTTATTFNWRTRIGKVRFASCQAPAQGTLAGTVTFCDTGLPVQYATVTATGGPSDGFSATTVANGTYSLKLAPGTYSVTITSAPHSCMTTGPFMVTITDGATTTQNGCLTGVAKFLYSSAAISGGDGDGVIEKSECNNLNVTILNDGCITGANITATLSSSTAGVTITQPNSPYPATAEGATSTNSVPFSVSTSNAFVCGTTINFTLTVTFTGGSSTMNFSLPTCGCTTQTVSGSLVAGDTTQTGRMGRDSVVSACGTTKTCPGALAGDTNPHFYDVYNFTNGPTAACVTITTTTSCGTAAVNQIMAVAYLTSYNPANFCTNYLGDPGGSPQPTNSFKVNVPANTVLVVVVQTMSTGDCSGYSVSVDGLICDTAGNGPCQPCTITCPPNKTQSTDPNQCSAVVTYADPTTTGTCGVAACTPTSGSTFQKGTTTVTCTTTAGPGCTFTVTVNDTQPPSITCPANVTVVSPAPGSGATATYPPPVASDNCPGVTTACTPPSGSMFPIGTTTVTCTATDTSGNTATCSFTVSVFDGRLQDDFEGCNNTVLFNTITGEYRWCCHGTIFTGRAKVTRAGNTYSLSHVPADRRVQINLNAGGSPPNGTASLQVPAGKTICVISDRDIRNDTCVCGAAAPPVTLR, encoded by the coding sequence GTGAGCAAGCCGGTCCGCTCGCTTGCCACCGCGAACCGCTCGATCATTAGCGCCAAGCCCGGCGCGCCAGAGGTCGAGCCGCAAGAGATCAACGAGAAGAACAGCGAGGAAGTGCGCTCATGGGGGAACAGCAAGGCTTCCTTCGATGGCGCGCTGCAAACCCGTTCGAATATAAGAACGCCATCGGCGCTGCCGACGCCATCGCTGGACTTTGACGGCATCGCCTTCACGGATGGCAATTCGGGCGCGCCGCCCGATACGGTCGGTGATGTCGGCCCGAACCACTATATCCAGATGACCAACAATACAACGGTTGGCATTTTTAATAAGAGCGGCACGCTGCTCGTGCCTTACTTTAAGCTGAACACCCTGTTTGCGTCACTCAGCGGGATTGTGACGGTGCTGAATCCGGGCGATCCCATCGTCCTGTACGACCGCATGGCCGACCGCTGGATGATCAGCCAGTTCGTCTTCACCGGAACCGGCACGATGCCGCCGTATCACGAAGCCATCGCCGTCTCGAAGAATGGCGACCCGACCGGCTCCTGGTATCTATACGACTTCGTGCTGCCGGGCAACGAGTTCCCCGATTACCCGCACTTCGGCGTCTGGCCGGACGGCTACTACATGACCTCCAACCAGTTCCTCATGGGCGGCCCCAATGATGGGACAGGGGCGTTTGCCTTCGACCGCAAGAAGATGCTCAACGGCGACCCGACCGCCAGCTTGATTTATTTCAACCTCAATCTGGCGACGCACCCGGAATTCATTTTCGGCATGCTGCCGGCAGACCAGGATGGCATTCTGCCGCCGGCGGCGGGCACCCCCGAAGTCTTCGCTTATTTCACAGACAACGATCTCGGCGACCCGGCGGACGGTTTGCGGCTCTTCGATTTCCATGCGGACTTCACGACGCCGGCGCTGTCGACGTTTACCGAGCGCACCGAGAGCACCTACCCGACGCCACTGGCGCTGGCCGCTTTCGACGGTCGCAACCCCAGCGGGCGCGGCGACGTCGAGCAGCCGCCGCCGGCGGGCAATAACTCGACCGACCGGCTCGACTCGGTCTCGACGCGCTTGATGAACCGGCTCCAGTATATCAACCGCAACGGCACGGAATCGCTGGTCGGTAACTTCACGGTCAATGCCAGCGGGGTGGCGCCGAGCAGCGCCGCTAACTATCAGGCGGCCTTCCGCTACTTCGAGCTGCGCAAGACGTCGCCGGGCGGCCTCTACAGCGTCAACGAGCAGGCGACCTTCTCGCCCGACGCGGGCAACGGCGCGAGCGGCGACAACCGCTGGATGGCCAGCGCCGCAATGGACAATCAGGGCAACCTGATGGTCGGCTACACGCGGTCGGGCGTGACCGCCGGCCATACCCCTTCGCTGTACTACGCGGCGCGCGCTTTCAATGATCCGCCCAACGGTTTGTTCCAGGGCGAAGGCGCGATGTATACCGGCGCCGGCGTGCAGCGCGGCACCAACAACCGCTGGGGCGATTACAGCGCCATGGCGCTCGATCCATCGGACGATTGCAGTTTCTGGTACACGAACGAGTACTACACCACGACGGCTACGACCTTTAACTGGCGGACGCGCATCGGCAAGGTGCGATTCGCCTCGTGCCAGGCGCCCGCGCAGGGCACGCTCGCCGGCACGGTGACCTTCTGCGATACCGGCCTGCCGGTGCAGTACGCCACGGTGACGGCGACGGGCGGGCCTTCCGACGGCTTCTCGGCGACGACGGTGGCCAACGGCACCTATTCGCTGAAACTCGCCCCCGGCACCTACTCGGTGACGATCACCTCGGCGCCACACAGTTGCATGACGACCGGCCCGTTCATGGTCACCATCACCGATGGCGCGACGACGACGCAGAACGGCTGTCTGACCGGCGTTGCGAAGTTCCTCTACTCGTCAGCGGCGATCTCCGGCGGCGACGGCGATGGCGTCATCGAGAAGAGTGAGTGTAACAACCTCAACGTGACCATCCTGAATGATGGCTGCATCACCGGCGCGAACATCACGGCGACACTCTCCAGTTCGACGGCGGGCGTGACCATCACCCAGCCGAATTCGCCGTACCCGGCGACGGCCGAGGGCGCCACCTCGACCAACAGCGTGCCATTCTCTGTAAGCACGTCGAATGCTTTCGTCTGCGGCACGACGATCAACTTCACGCTGACGGTCACCTTCACGGGCGGATCAAGCACGATGAACTTCTCGCTGCCGACCTGCGGTTGCACGACGCAGACCGTCTCAGGAAGCCTGGTTGCCGGCGATACGACACAGACCGGACGCATGGGCCGCGATTCGGTCGTCTCCGCTTGTGGCACTACCAAGACCTGTCCTGGAGCCCTTGCCGGCGATACGAACCCGCATTTCTACGATGTCTACAACTTCACCAATGGCCCGACGGCGGCCTGCGTGACGATCACGACAACTACGAGTTGCGGGACGGCGGCGGTCAACCAGATCATGGCCGTGGCTTACCTGACGAGCTACAACCCGGCCAACTTCTGCACGAATTATCTCGGCGATCCGGGCGGCAGCCCGCAGCCGACCAATTCGTTCAAGGTCAACGTGCCGGCCAATACTGTACTGGTCGTCGTCGTGCAAACGATGTCGACCGGCGATTGCAGCGGCTACAGCGTCAGTGTTGACGGCTTGATCTGCGACACCGCCGGCAACGGCCCGTGTCAGCCTTGCACGATCACGTGTCCGCCGAACAAGACCCAATCGACCGACCCGAACCAGTGCAGTGCCGTCGTCACCTACGCCGATCCCACGACCACTGGCACCTGCGGCGTGGCCGCCTGTACGCCGACCTCGGGCTCAACCTTCCAGAAGGGGACCACCACCGTCACCTGCACGACGACGGCTGGCCCAGGCTGCACGTTTACCGTCACGGTCAACGACACGCAGCCGCCTTCGATCACCTGTCCGGCCAACGTCACTGTCGTCTCCCCGGCACCTGGAAGCGGCGCGACGGCTACTTACCCGCCGCCGGTGGCGTCGGACAACTGCCCCGGCGTGACCACCGCTTGCACGCCGCCTTCGGGCTCGATGTTCCCGATTGGGACAACCACGGTCACCTGCACGGCGACTGATACATCGGGCAACACCGCGACGTGCAGCTTTACCGTCTCGGTCTTCGACGGCAGGTTGCAGGATGACTTCGAGGGCTGCAACAACACGGTGCTGTTCAACACGATCACGGGTGAATACCGCTGGTGCTGTCACGGCACGATCTTCACGGGTCGCGCCAAGGTGACGCGCGCCGGCAACACCTACTCGCTGTCGCATGTTCCCGCAGACCGGCGCGTGCAGATCAACCTCAACGCCGGTGGTTCGCCGCCCAACGGCACTGCGTCGCTGCAAGTGCCGGCAGGCAAGACCATCTGCGTAATCAGTGATCGCGACATCCGCAATGACACCTGTGTTTGCGGAGCCGCCGCGCCGCCGGTAACCCTGCGCTAA
- the mreC gene encoding rod shape-determining protein MreC, whose translation MTASPASQRKAAWWLAALLLGQVVLMSALAKHPESEQSLLGTWIMTPLAFVERIVNGAVSGVTGFFAGYIDLRHARAENIDLREKNDQLLGELNDLRERAVELERLRTQLALPPHADYHSLAANVIARDTTTWFRRLTIDRGTLGGVRLNMPVMTAGGIVGRVISVGPNFATVQVITDKQAGVGAMLQTSRAMGEVRGLDLAHCELKNISTAIEVQEGESVVTTGLDRIYPKGLLIGTVERIEQDPNAPFNKIVIKPTAPIDRLEHVLVLLVEAKDLKIDEATK comes from the coding sequence ATGACGGCGAGTCCTGCTTCACAACGGAAGGCGGCGTGGTGGCTGGCGGCTTTGCTGCTCGGCCAGGTGGTCTTGATGTCGGCGCTGGCCAAACACCCCGAGAGCGAGCAATCCCTCCTCGGCACATGGATAATGACGCCGCTGGCGTTTGTCGAGCGCATCGTCAATGGCGCGGTCTCGGGCGTCACCGGCTTCTTTGCCGGGTACATTGATTTGCGCCACGCGCGCGCCGAAAACATCGACCTGCGCGAGAAGAACGATCAATTGCTCGGCGAGCTGAACGACCTGCGCGAGCGCGCCGTCGAGCTTGAGCGCCTGCGCACACAGCTGGCTCTGCCGCCGCATGCCGATTACCACAGCCTGGCGGCCAACGTCATCGCCCGTGACACGACAACCTGGTTTCGCCGCCTGACGATTGACCGCGGCACGCTCGGCGGGGTTCGCCTCAATATGCCGGTGATGACCGCCGGGGGGATTGTCGGGCGGGTCATTTCGGTCGGCCCGAACTTCGCGACCGTGCAGGTGATCACCGACAAACAGGCGGGCGTCGGCGCGATGCTGCAAACCTCGCGGGCGATGGGCGAAGTGCGCGGCCTCGACCTGGCGCACTGCGAACTGAAGAACATTTCGACGGCCATCGAGGTGCAGGAAGGCGAATCGGTGGTGACGACGGGGCTGGACCGCATCTACCCGAAAGGCTTGCTGATCGGCACGGTCGAGCGCATCGAGCAAGACCCGAACGCGCCGTTCAATAAAATTGTCATTAAGCCCACAGCCCCCATTGATCGCCTGGAGCACGTCCTGGTCTTGCTGGTCGAGGCGAAGGATTTAAAGATTGACGAAGCAACCAAGTAA
- a CDS encoding rod shape-determining protein: protein MRNLFNPFSSDLAIDLGTANTLVYAKGRGIVVSEPSIVAINKITNKVEAVGKEAKEMLGRTPGNIIAIRPMKDGVIADFEVTEKMLQHFIRKAHNGRSWISPRVVIGVPGEITQVERRAVEDAAYRAKASKVYLVAEAMAAAIGAGLPITEPYGNMIVDIGGGTTDIAVISLSGIVYSRAVRVAGNELDEAIIQYIKRKYNLLIGERTAESIKIELGSAWPMEEPLQMEIKGRNLIEGVPRTIAITDEEVREALADPISTVVNAVRVALERTPPELSADIAERGIVLTGGGALLKGIDKRLMHETGVPVSLAENPLSSVALGTGKMLADFDLLNRVSWENTMVHHSL from the coding sequence ATGAGAAATCTGTTCAACCCATTTTCAAGCGATCTCGCCATTGACCTGGGAACCGCCAACACGCTAGTCTACGCCAAAGGGCGCGGCATCGTCGTCAGCGAGCCTTCCATCGTCGCCATCAACAAAATCACCAATAAGGTCGAGGCCGTCGGCAAAGAGGCCAAGGAAATGCTCGGGCGCACGCCCGGCAACATCATCGCCATCCGCCCGATGAAGGACGGCGTTATCGCCGACTTCGAAGTCACCGAGAAGATGCTGCAACATTTCATCCGCAAGGCCCACAACGGGCGCTCGTGGATCAGCCCGCGCGTCGTCATCGGCGTCCCCGGCGAAATTACACAGGTCGAGCGCCGCGCCGTCGAAGACGCCGCCTACCGCGCCAAAGCCTCGAAGGTCTACCTGGTCGCCGAAGCCATGGCCGCCGCCATCGGCGCCGGCCTGCCGATCACTGAGCCCTACGGCAACATGATCGTTGACATCGGCGGCGGCACCACCGACATCGCCGTCATCTCGCTGTCGGGCATCGTCTACTCGCGCGCCGTGCGCGTCGCCGGCAATGAGCTGGACGAAGCCATCATTCAATACATCAAGCGCAAGTACAACCTGTTGATCGGTGAGCGCACCGCCGAATCGATCAAGATCGAGCTCGGCTCGGCCTGGCCGATGGAAGAGCCGTTGCAGATGGAGATCAAGGGACGCAACCTGATCGAAGGCGTGCCGCGCACCATCGCCATCACCGATGAGGAAGTGCGCGAGGCGCTGGCCGATCCCATCTCTACGGTGGTCAACGCCGTCCGCGTGGCGCTTGAGCGCACCCCGCCGGAATTATCCGCCGACATCGCCGAGCGCGGCATCGTACTGACCGGCGGCGGCGCGCTGCTCAAGGGCATTGACAAGCGCTTGATGCACGAGACCGGCGTGCCGGTCTCGCTTGCCGAAAATCCGCTTTCGTCGGTCGCCCTCGGCACCGGCAAGATGCTTGCCGACTTTGACCTGCTCAACCGCGTGAGCTGGGAAAACACCATGGTGCATCACTCCTTGTAA